One window from the genome of Crassostrea angulata isolate pt1a10 chromosome 2, ASM2561291v2, whole genome shotgun sequence encodes:
- the LOC128171929 gene encoding uncharacterized protein LOC128171929: MRDEERRREKGKKELHRRQSKQAKRIRDKLKSKCTQLKNDAIYKKKDRKKIRKCLPKEATSPEVTDEDEPTQRVAIPFVWESSLLRAIKCDLDRGYSDSLGIQQRRQKSKVTRSATEMTMTPPPRDIPGWAISTTYHLDG, translated from the exons ATGCGTGATGAAGAAAGAAGACGCGAGAAAGGGAAAAAGGAACTCCACAGACGCCAGAGTAAACAGGCAAAGCGCATTAGAGAT AAATTAAAGAGTAAATGCACTCAGCTGAAAAATGATGCCATCTACAAGAAAAAGGACCGAAAGAAGATAAGAAAATGCCTACCCAAGGAGGCCACATCACCAGAAGTGACAGACGAAGATGAACCAACACAGCGTGTTGCGATTCCCTTTGTGTGGGAATCAAGTCTTCTGCGGGCAATCAAGTGTGATCTGGACAGAGGATACAGCGATTCTCTCGGGATTCAACAAAGGAGGCAGAAGTCTAAAGTGACCAGGAGTGCCACTGAGATGACCATGACCCCACCTCCAAGGGACATTCCCGGCTGGGCAATCTCTACAACCTATCACCTTGATGGCTGA